Genomic DNA from Cydia amplana chromosome 9, ilCydAmpl1.1, whole genome shotgun sequence:
ATCTCAACCCAGAtaaaattagttttagtttacaTAACCAAACtttgtttcaaaaaataattagttGTTTATCAGTTCCATTTAATTAGTTTTGGCTAATCAAAATTACCAGTACATACAAATGTGAGATAAAAATCCAGTACAGGCTGACCAGTGATTGAACCAAAAGTTAAAGTTTAGGCAAGCAGAAGTgccctgctagcatgagttgtgttctcgtgcgcgactccatacatctagcgccacttcaagtatggacttgCGCCAGAGAAAGAGAATGTAACTCCTGTTAGCCGGTCTGGTCTAAttctttgtatatttaatttttataagtgaGAACCTGTAACTGGCTCTGTAAATGTATTGTAACTCTTAGACATGTTTAtagctgttggttttccatgtatgtaataaaaaaattggggggggggggggtctggacattggatgatggtagcatgacgtaggaagaaacggggtcattagaagcatgttttttggatgattttagggggggggggggggtcaaaaatcgtcaataatagatgacgtaatttatgaacagccccctatatatataactaaatagataatattatacaatgtaggtacaaaattaattaggtattgtaATTTCATTAGGTATCAAAGTTATACTTTGTATGAGAGAAGTAAAGTTTGAGTGAGGAAGTTTTGTGTGCCTTAAAATGCAGGGATTGGAATGGGTTTTTTgcaaaatgtttgaaataatcatatagatacatatatgatttcaaacattttgcaaaaaaaaacattttcaaattattttatactccaaATGTAGAACTCAATTGTGTTTTTAaataacgacttcgtattattaaattgcgcaattggaaatgaaataattaacaaagaacgaaaaaatacccgATTTATTCCCATAAAAAGACCGGTGTGCGATCCTTGCTAAAAAGTATATAAAAGGCTTGTTGAAATAATATCGCATTCGCATAATGGTTTGTTGtatcatgagtaactatcgcggtaaccaaaGGCAATATTAAGGCTTGTTGAAGTTAAATTTAAAGTTAAGGTACGCTGAAAAGTGATGACTAATATTCACCTGTGAGAAATCTCCTCCCAGACCCCGACTTGAAGTAACAGGGATCCAAAGCCACAGACTTGACCACCCGGCCGAGGTTCAAGTTGTGGGCATTGTCGTCCGTGTACAGCCCGTACACCAGCACCTTGCCGTCGTCCGAGCAGCTCGCGATGTACTCCCCGTTCAAATCTACTGATATCCTGTTCACAGCTATTGCATGAGCTTGCAATTCTTTGTCTTTACCATCTTGAGATAATGGCACCGTGTTCCCTTCATGGTCCAACAAGTGAATCACACCCCACTGAGTCCCTAAACATATAAATTTCGTGTGCACACAAATACAGCTCACTGCGTCTTTCAACAGAATGTTTTGTACATCGTTTCCCATACGATCGTATTTCAGTTTTGGCTCCTCGTCAGGAGGCAAACTGTCGCAGCTATCTATATTCAACGCCATTTTCGTGATTTAAGCGCACTGAGGGTTCGTAATATTACATGTTGATAGCTATTTTTACGCGGaaaacaattaattatttagtttttttcctCATTAGCTCCGCTCCGATTACAATTCTTTGTTTTGACATTGACACATAAGATGACAATTGAGTTATGTTCGGGTCCTAACTGATCATTGTTACTGCTTGCTTACAGCTGACTTATTTACAAAGTCTCTAGTTACAATTCGGACtgtttaaatgtaaaaaaataaaatcggcGGGAAAGTTGAAATGTGAAAGTTGACAAAGTTGTGAAGTGTGAATGTAGTATTCATCActagataaataatatatttcggaAGCATTCTTAAAAGTGTTAAACAACATGAAGCATCATAATTTTCATCAATTCAACCCCAATTGTTACAAGAAACATTTATCACCTTTTGGGCGTAATGTATTAGATACTTTGATAAAAAATTGGCGGACAGGTAAATTCCGCAATCCCTAAAAGGAAACTGCTTCTATAAATTTGTATAGTCTTATTTCTTATGATAAATATTACTTTGCGTAGTTATTACTGTAtgaataaagttttaaatacgGATTTGACAGGATTTGAAAATGAAAATCGACGTCACATTCAAAATAGAAGACAATATACGAGGTACATATGAAATAATTATTCGTACACGAGGTGTCTCTGTCTAGTGTTTATTTTCGATATTAGAGGTAAATACGTGATCAATGATCTCATCTCAtctgataaaaaaatatctttcctcccacggacgctccggctgtggagtTCTTAAAAAAGaaggtacaggtttttaaagtgtcggcaacgcgcatgtcacACCTCTGGAGTGgcaggcgtccataggttaTGGTGATTGCTTTCCAACAGACAGactgtgcttgtttgccaccgacatggtataaaaaatctataaataaaCCTTACCCATTTACCTACACTATTTTTTTGACTGCTTCCTACATCGGTGCAACCAAGGTGGCCACAAATACTTGCAGTGTATATAGATCTTGTTCAGATATTATTGATCACTTTCGCGGTTCCGATATATTTCATGGCGATTTTATtaacttaattttattatctttattttagagaatttaacAGCGACCCTCGCTCAGTTCCGTCTATACCGTCTGTGCCATCCAGTCCAGGACCTGAAAGTAATGGATTTAATGAAAATAGAGGGATTAACCGGACATCAGATAACCTTGATGCAAACAACTTTCTCACACCACGAGCACCTGCTGGCCAAGGTTATTTGCCGTCTACTACACGTCTGGGTATTAATACTGCATATGGAAAAGAAATCAACCAGGAATCATTCTATAATGATGACCACTTTGCTGTACCAAGATTACCCTCAGTCATACTCATACCatctgaatctgaacaatcaaaCTTTGTAGACAAAAATGACAGTGAACAATTATTTCGTCCAActaatcaaattgccaatagtAATTCCCTGATACAAAACCATGATGTACAAAAGAATAAAAGGCAAACCCTTAGTAATGATTTTCCTGAATTGCCCATGAAGCAAGTGTTGCGTGATGTTACTAATTGTACATCACCGAACGAAGCTGTTCTAATAACTTCGGATGGTTTAGCAAAAACTGTTGATATACCAAATACGAACGAAGAAGAAATATTGACTGCAAATGATATGATAACTCCAGcaattaattttaatgataTTAATGAGAAATTACTTTCGAGTAAGAAATACATTGATGCTAATATGCCGACAAAGACGTTTTTGCTGTTATTAAATAAAGAGGCTGATCGTATAAATGATCCGGTAAGAGACGTAAGTGTAACAAGTAGAAAAGAGAAAGTTGCAAATAATGTAGATTGGGACGATATGTTTGATACAGAGCTAtttgaaaatataaaatacccCATGCCAATAAGGTTAGAAGATGACACAGATCATACAGATAATAACTTTAAGATTGAATTTCCTAAAGATAAAAAGAAAAagcaaaaacaatataataacaaaGTAATTAAACCTAAATCTGATGTAAAAGCTAATCGTACTTTAtcaaaaaaggttaaaaaaataatatgcaaGGAGGATATAACagagaaaacattgatgaaaaacttaaaaaaagtaaatagtACAAAAGCAGTTAAAAATTGGCTCGATGATGTCGATCCAAACAATTTTGTGGAAAACGAAATTGGCCAATACGGAGCCAGTGATATGAGTGTACCAAAAACACTCAAAATCCATGTAATAAATGTTGAAAAAAGCCCCTACGATGGTAAAAGTAGTACTGTTACTATGGCTACAGGTATTGAAACTCCTAAAGAACAAGCAGAAACTACTATCAAAAATGAATCTCTCTTAAGACCACTAAGCCAAATGGAGGAACTGTATAAAAACGTTGCAATGGAAATAAATGAACCCAAATCTGCATTACTTAACGGATCAGAAGCTGCAAAAACTCCATTAGATAAAGTAATCGACAAGAAACCGAAAACAAAGAATAAGAAAGTAGTACAATCGAGACTTGCTGAAAAGGACGGTAAAATGAAATTTGGACCACCAGTTAAAGGACAAAATGAAAGCAAGACGGAagagacaaacgacgatcagaCGAAAAATAAGGAGGCTGTCAAagataaaaaagtaaaatcgAAATTTGTCCCTCCTATTAAATCACAGATTCCAGTGAAAAACGTTACATTTGAGGTGGTGACGATAGATGAAAGCAATTTACATCTCATTAATGATTTGACAAGGACAGAAGATAATATTGCTATGATATTAATTTACAAGTAAGTTTTATTCGAAGAACGGTAATATTTCCGCAGgtaataaagtttataaaactaattttaaaatattttcaggaaTGGCTTTAGTCAACTCAACCATCACCACACAGAAGATAAAGGCGTCACTGAAGGCGTCATGATCCAATCGCAGGAGAAATTCTTCTATTTCAAAGATAATGAACGAAACAGGTAAAGTTTTACAACAATTACAACAAACCTTTGTAAGTCGTTGTTGTAATGTAGTATATTTTCATGGaattttttgtttctttcagTAATCTCTTGAAGCAATTGCTAGAAAAGTGCCAAGTAATATGTTACAATGCCAAGCCAATGCTTATACATCTGATTGCAAAATATGGTATAGAGTTAAAGCAAAATGCATTCAACTTCTACGATGCCAAGGTAACAGGGataattttttttgtcagaGAAAATTAATACTTACATCTATTAAGATAAGGAAAAAATGTATGTGCTGTTTCACAGATAGGAGGCAGTCTCATAGACCCAGACAATCCTCCAGAAAATTTTGCGGAACTACAAAAGCTTCTAGGTTTCACACCAGAATTCACTATAGCCACAGAGTGCGTATTGCAAAAGGCTGCCTGGTACATAACTCTACTCAGAGAATGCTTCGACAAGCTGAAATCTTTGCTAACAGATAATTGCGTTTGGAACGTTTTTGTCGAAATTGAGATGCCTCTGTTACCCGTTATTGCAGGTGATTTCTAAAATTTGCACtgtgatataatatatttaataattacttTATGTTGTGTAAGGATCTTCCCAAGTATGGAGTTCCTCAGGGTAGCCTTAGAGGACCCTCtttatttaacatatttttaatcTAATAGGAATGGAATATCGCGGAGTAAGCGTAGATCTAGAAAAACTAAAGTCAATGGAGGACATTCTTCTAACAAAAATGAAGTCAGTAGAGCAAGAGTGCTACAAAGCAGCAGGGAAGACTTTTCAGATAAATTCGACTTTGCAAGTGCGTACGATTCTGTATGACGAACTGCAGTTGGATACGAAGAGTAACTTGAAGATTAAAGAAACGATTGGCAAAGGAGCTAAATCTACATCGGAAACTATGGTTAGTTGTAACAATTGCTTATTCTATTTGAAATCGGATGCAAATTATTGAACCGTCTAAAAATGGGGCTTAATgtagttaaatatattaaaaacgggtcactcacttaATCACTTAATGTAATTGTTAATTTGGATGGGATcactaaaaaacaaaaacatttactACCTACTCCCTTTCCTTCAGTTACGTGGGCTGGTCTCGGTACACCCGCTACCACAGCTAATCCTGGAATACCGTCATCTGCATAAAGCGCACGCAACTTTCCTCACCGGCATAGCCCAGCACGTGAAAGATGACTCTGTTAAGCCTACTTGGTAAGTCTACAGAATTTCTTTAGCTACTTTGTTCTGCCGTGATTGGCTAAACAGAATAATTCACTTATTGGTAGGGTGCAGATGGCAGCTGCTACTGGTCGCATCGCCTCAAACAACCCAAATCTGCAAGCCATTCCCAAAGCACCGTTCAGCCTCGTCGTGTTTCCTCAAAATTCTGATGATCAGGGTAATTTACATACCTTCCTTCCTTTTCTACTTTTCTTGCATAGTTACTACCTAAGATTAACctttatttgtgacgttccacgagaaaaggtaccttatggcatttggcgcttacgtcgcatagcaccgcaattgtattggagcggcgttaataatagcgtaggcgccaaccgccataaggtacctttatccgtgggacgtcacatttagTACTTAGATTTATCCCTGCGACTTTTATTACGAATAATTTTTGGGAAAATGTGAAGAGAAGACTCTGTGGCAGACTTGATATTCATATTATAGTCATCCTCATCGGTTTCGATGACTGCGACCCCAAATTAATATTatggacgttgtctagcgtgagccctaatgtggctggccaggctgaacttggtcttaaatactctattgcacGCGTGACAATAATAACTCATAACTCGTgatcaggcatcggagtttttatcgcatggtaagactaatagcaagctatggagtcgacatttgccataaatgtaaactcttattcatactcatactcatttacatatttcatttatcttaaaatgcctttagagcggtcggtcgtgtatcttagtcgaattatatataaaaatatttttctattacattatgaattcataacttcaattattttaacatacaactacttatacaaactacatcgctgcgaaagacctaatgtcatgtaggtactgaccgccttggaggatataatcaaacggagacgccatgtctgtaattttctgtacaaaacagtctgccgatttttgcgggggaggggaacgtcaaatgtatgcgtaacgtaaaaatagccatgtcagataaacgtcagtccatacattgtgtatgaccgttggccgcctattttcgacagaggggaaagcctgttaatggctactccgtttagttgtatcctccaagctgaccgctgataaaattgattagtatttgtcatgtgtcaatcactggtgattgcaaacgtagtagttatttatatctgtaagtggtaaatacgttgtggaatattccataattaattattatgcctaacccagaaatagctgcaattttggcatggatagagccatacaacgatttacaatatgactatgaaaaatctgctatagtgtgcttgagttgtgaagtacaactcacccaattaaaacatacatttattttaaaacatatctgtgtcatatcatcattaaactcatatacgtagtaactatttagtaatcgagaacagattactaaatagttactacatattaaataaaattaatcatgagtatgagtatgaataagagtttacatttatggcaaatgtcgactccatagcttgctattagtcttactatgcgataaaaactccgatgcctgctcGTGATCAAAGAATTTGCTTGTATTGTTGCCCAAACCTAACTTTACTCGTCTTTAAACTCCAGATCCATATAGTTTATGTGAATCTGCTTTTTCCCCAAGAGCCGACCCTAAACTTCCGCTCCGTGTACACCGCTCGTCCCTCCCACTGGTTCATAGCCGCCGACTTCAAGCACATCGAGTGCCGCGTGTTCGCTCACGCCGCCGACGATGCCACGTTACAAGATGTTTTAAGAAGTGGCCAGGACTTGTTCAAAGTGCTTGCTGCTAAGTGGTAAGCATCTACAACTAGACCGAGGGAAGTTTCAGGAACGCTTGAGCAAGTTCTTTCTACCAAGAATCTCACGCTGCAGATGGTATCATGATTCACGTTACAGTTCGGATCCAAAGCGGATTTTTGGCTTCTACCACTGAGATTGCCGTTCTTCTCTTTTCTGAGCTATATCACGCCAACGCCATTTTAGCCGTTAAAGTGGCGTCAGATCATTCTCGGCCATTGCAGGGATCCAACGGTAGGTACCAGCTAGTTGCTCACCACTATTCTCAACCATTCTCTCCACATGCGACCTAACAACGCAGTCTCACCGAATTTTACTGTATGGTAAATTTCATAGTTTACAGGtttattcggattttgtaatagacatctattagatgtcttttagacatcgccaagatacgataacgatatgtttaagatctaacctatcaaatttgacatttccgcgattctggagataggtACTGActgttgaacgatttccacaagatattacttagagatctaattcacatctaatagatatctatatctaacacgatctatcgtaaaagtgacattggttgcccgaattgcgctgcaaaagagaactagttgaaatctaaactataacgtatctagaatggatctagtaggtgtcgtctcttgtgaatatcttgaagttcgaatacggcagttagaccATTGTAACATCATATTTTTCGTCCCAGGTTGAACAAGCCGGTAGACGAAGTATTGTCGGAAGACCGCGAGCGCACGAAGCGTATAGTCTACGCCAGCCTGTACGGCGCCGGGGCTCGGAAGCTTATGGAAATACTACACATAAGCTATGAGCAGGCCTTGAGTGTTATGTCCAGTTTTAATCGTGAGtccattttttatatattatcttaaataTCAAGGAGAGAactctaattatttattacctattatgCACACGTATAGCGATTTCTGTATTTGTTATAACAAACACCTGTGTAAATCACTGTGTAAATGTACTGTCGTATCGATGAGGAAAGGGTTTTGGGGGTCTTTAAACGCGTTATTAATATGATGTAGGGTAgagggtaggtacctatttctaaCGCATCAAAACAACAAAAAGCAACCAAAAtcagtacctaatattttaccCACTTTGCTTGGAATAGAAAAAGCATGGAATGACATACCTACTTTACCAAAACGTAACATTTACGTTCCATAAGGTACATTCCCCGCTCTAAAGTCCTTCGGCCGCGCTGTAGTCGCAAAAGCAACGAGCGGCGCGCTCCGCTCTCTCTGCGGGCGCGCGCGTCGATTCCCGCACATAGCCAGCGCCGACGCGACGTTGCGAGCTCAGGCGGAGCGGCAGGCGGTTAACTTCATCGTGCAAGGTAAATATGTATctaataaagcccttgctacacggtcgccgacaagcccctcagaccgcgtggccttggtctggacggaccgtgtagacagttgtttccaacaaaatttgaccaaaactgaccaaggtcagaccaaggtcagacggttagaaggcttgtcggcgaccgtgtagcaagggctttacttGTCATAAGATACATACTCCGCTCTAAAATCCTTCGGACCCGTTGTCGGCAGGGCAACGCCGGCGTGTATAAATAGCCAGCGCTGACGCGACGCTGCGAGCTGCTGATGTACCTAACAAAAACGCGAAGCACGACGTTCTAAAGTCTCTGAACTGACTGTATGCTGTATGaaataggggaaactggggagggttgatcaccccttttgtttttagcatacattttcttaactatttttagtattgaaaatctttatagaccatacgactcagaatttatctcttcattaatagtttgaattagaacagatttgtgcaataaattagatcattatttaatgaaaacccatactgttgacttttaccatgtgtcccctatgtaagggagacttgtttacccctggtcgggagccttgatcctagggggatcaagtgaccctggttcttgggacacatggtaaacatatttttaccatgtctccccataccagattctcattgattatataactcggatcgctattagcaatgcatctataatttgtaaaatacacagcaaacatatatatattgcatcttccatgctttgaagttgtatttccggtaatcagatgtctaagccgaagggatcaagtcttccagatttggggacacttggtaaaaagattttaagtggcaatgtcatatttcgagggtagtatctacattaatttattcactttatctacagaaaattaatatatgaagatatcaaacaca
This window encodes:
- the LOC134650788 gene encoding DNA polymerase nu-like; its protein translation is MKQVLRDVTNCTSPNEAVLITSDGLAKTVDIPNTNEEEILTANDMITPAINFNDINEKLLSSKKYIDANMPTKTFLLLLNKEADRINDPVRDVSVTSRKEKVANNVDWDDMFDTELFENIKYPMPIRLEDDTDHTDNNFKIEFPKDKKKKQKQYNNKVIKPKSDVKANRTLSKKVKKIICKEDITEKTLMKNLKKVNSTKAVKNWLDDVDPNNFVENEIGQYGASDMSVPKTLKIHVINVEKSPYDGKSSTVTMATGIETPKEQAETTIKNESLLRPLSQMEELYKNVAMEINEPKSALLNGSEAAKTPLDKVIDKKPKTKNKKVVQSRLAEKDGKMKFGPPVKGQNESKTEETNDDQTKNKEAVKDKKVKSKFVPPIKSQIPVKNVTFEVVTIDESNLHLINDLTRTEDNIAMILIYKNGFSQLNHHHTEDKGVTEGVMIQSQEKFFYFKDNERNSNLLKQLLEKCQVICYNAKPMLIHLIAKYGIELKQNAFNFYDAKIGGSLIDPDNPPENFAELQKLLGFTPEFTIATECVLQKAAWYITLLRECFDKLKSLLTDNCVWNVFVEIEMPLLPVIAGMEYRGVSVDLEKLKSMEDILLTKMKSVEQECYKAAGKTFQINSTLQVRTILYDELQLDTKSNLKIKETIGKGAKSTSETMLRGLVSVHPLPQLILEYRHLHKAHATFLTGIAQHVKDDSVKPTWVQMAAATGRIASNNPNLQAIPKAPFSLVVFPQNSDDQEPTLNFRSVYTARPSHWFIAADFKHIECRVFAHAADDATLQDVLRSGQDLFKVLAAKWLNKPVDEVLSEDRERTKRIVYASLYGAGARKLMEILHISYEQALSVMSSFNRTFPALKSFGRAVVAKATSGALRSLCGRARRFPHIASADATLRAQAERQAVNFIVQGSAADLCKKAMVAVQRTFESTAVASRLVLQIHDELVWEVAEGHVDRAAVIIKYAMENVGRDSGMNMTLPIELTYGRNWGEMRPFQA